In Dermacentor silvarum isolate Dsil-2018 chromosome 2, BIME_Dsil_1.4, whole genome shotgun sequence, the following proteins share a genomic window:
- the LOC119440725 gene encoding uncharacterized protein LOC119440725, whose amino-acid sequence MRRSAGRRTGRQQAILDDLDPGTCSSSPSSGSGFKELDDAKFAGAHRSSSATMAHLSTPGAGETKLTTFVRSEDDDDESGVPPTAHSATVPDQRLPSADRKEFAVSRTPARQRTLSGRWSANALRSPGNRRSIRTLAEESSESEAEAIAERHSKWVTFGKPCVLPAALMTTPLENEQGGCSEKSGSLKDTATPCLGLADDGAREGSELEQLSDERSEPLLDISDLIEATSAQLERAGNSESCWTPLNLGKDQPRQVPLEEKVAAWDPCQEDSYALSPPGELELFELDVFYPRRPARPAAATRRIRTRSSAHSSSRMSTPVSPQRFKKPLSARPPAANMYEDLRWIVESSEKSAGPSFPAERVPSADVDTASAQPQPSISPTPAASAQWHSHEAFAPIGKPPSVVLRATSPSNSRPRNEAHRSTALHLVNKDSPEDVPSGFPGHEGSSPAPPPPDGFGKRNRTPAVASPVEATPGPVRSGTQQDEAKEGVVRSREPAEQEPTAQEEKHHRHRRDMRRRKLKKLKKKERALSARSARSEASAVLSPVRHSGRSEEATPRDRPLSASSRRGANVDGESGNTGNEETHLDSGTVSIRIKTSMPTRSSMVWPFDTSRDT is encoded by the coding sequence ATGCGGAGATCGGCCGGCCGAAGAACCGGCCGGCAGCAGGCGATCCTCGACGATCTGGATCCGGGCACCTGCAGCTCCAGTCCCAGCAGCGGAAGCGGGTTCAAGGAGTTGGACGACGCGAAGTTCGCGGGGGCGCACCGTAGCAGCTCCGCTACGATGGCGCACTTGTCGACACCCGGTGCCGGTGAGACAAAACTGACGACCTTCGTCCGttctgaagacgacgacgacgagagtGGAGTGCCTCCGACGGCCCATTCTGCGACGGTGCCCGATCAGAGACTGCCAAGCGCCGACAGAAAGGAGTTCGCCGTGTCGCGCACCCCTGCCCGACAGAGAACGTTGTCTGGGCGGTGGAGCGCCAACGCCTTGCGTAGTCCCGGAAACCGCCGCAGCATAAGGACACTGGCCGAGGAATCGTCCGAAAGCGAAGCGGAGGCCATTGCAGAGCGCCACTCGAAATGGGTCACATTCGGGAAGCCGTGCGTCCTGCCGGCGGCGCTGATGACAACCCCGCTTGAAAACGAACAAGGCGGCTGTTCTGAAAAGAGCGGCTCGTTAAAAGACACAGCGACGCCTTGTCTCGGGCTTGCCGACGACGGCGCCAGGGAAGGCTCAGAGCTGGAGCAGCTAAGCGATGAACGCTCCGAGCCACTGCTGGACATCAGTGACCTGATCGAGGCTACAAGCGCGCAGTTGGAACGCGCTGGAaacagcgaaagctgctggacgCCCCTAAACCTTGGCAAAGACCAACCGCGACAAGTGCCTTTAGAAGAAAAGGTGGCCGCCTGGGACCCCTGCCAAGAAGACAGCTATGCTCTGTCGCCGCCCGGCGAACTCGAGCTATTTGAACTTGACGTGTTCTATCCGAGGCGCCCGGCACGACCTGCGGCGGCTACGCGTAGGATTCGGACACGCAGTTCCGCGCACAGTTCTTCGCGCATGTCGACGCCGGTTAGCCCGCAGCGGTTCAAGAAGCCACTGTCAGCAAGGCCGCCGGCTGCAAACATGTACGAAGACCTGCGGTGGATCGTTGAATCGTCCGAAAAGTCGGCTGGACCATCTTTCCCCGCAGAACGCGTTCCTTCCGCCGACGTTGACACGGCGAGCGCCCAACCGCAACCTTCGATCAGTCCGACTCCTGCCGCATCTGCCCAGTGGCACTCTCACGAAGCGTTCGCGCCCATCGGAAAACCGCCATCGGTCGTGCTGCGTGCGACATCACCTTCGAACAGCCGTCCACGAAATGAGGCGCATCGGTCCACGGCGCTTCATCTCGTGAATAAAGATAGCCCTGAGGATGTACCTAGCGGATTCCCTGGTCACGAGGGCAGCTCTCCAGCACCGCCACCACCCGACGGCTTTGGCAAGCGCAACCGCACGCCTGCCGTCGCTTCTCCCGTTGAAGCGACTCCTGGCCCGGTACGGTCGGGAACCCAGCAGGACGAAGCCAAGGAAGGCGTCGTGAGGAGCAGAGAACCGGCCGAGCAAGAACCTACGGCTCAGGAAGAAAAGCACCACCGCCACAGACGCGACATGCGGCGCAGAAAGCTCAAGAAGCTCAAGAAGAAAGAGCGGGCGCTGTCCGCACGCTCGGCGCGCAGCGAGGCCTCTGCTGTGCTTTCACCGGTGCGGCACAGCGGTCGGTCCGAAGAGGCCACTCCTCGCGACAGGCCGCTCTCTGCTTCCAGCCGCCGTGGCGCCAACGTCGACGGAGAGTCCGGCAACACCGGCAACGAGGAGACGCACCTCGACAGCGGCACCGTCAGTATACGCATCAAAACGTCGATGCCGACAAGGTCGAGCATGGTGTGGCCCTTCGACACCTCACGCGATACCTAG